The following proteins come from a genomic window of Nocardiopsis sp. YSL2:
- the gnd gene encoding phosphogluconate dehydrogenase (NAD(+)-dependent, decarboxylating) yields MQLGMIGLGKMGGNMAARLREKGHDVVGFDVMSPERDVDTLPDLVSRLAAPRVVWVMVPSGDPTVTTINELRDLLQEGDLVIEGGNSHYVDDRTRADDLAAKGIGYLDVGVSGGVWGRQNGYGIMVGGEKADVERARPVFDSLTPDEGGGFVHAGAVGAGHFVKMVHNGIEYGMMQSFAEGFELMTASGIVDDVPGTFESWREGTVVRSWLLDLLSRALEEDPDLSELRGYAQDSGEGRWTVQAAVDHAVPAPAITASLFARFASRQDDSPAMKVVAALRNQFGGHAVTKSDPDPRIPSRD; encoded by the coding sequence ATGCAACTCGGAATGATCGGGCTCGGGAAGATGGGCGGCAACATGGCCGCCCGCCTCCGGGAGAAGGGCCACGACGTCGTCGGCTTCGACGTCATGTCGCCGGAACGCGACGTCGACACCCTCCCGGACCTGGTGTCGCGGCTGGCGGCGCCCCGGGTCGTGTGGGTCATGGTCCCCTCGGGCGACCCCACGGTCACCACCATCAACGAGCTGCGGGACCTGCTCCAGGAGGGCGACCTCGTCATCGAGGGCGGCAACTCCCACTACGTGGACGACCGCACCCGCGCCGACGACCTCGCCGCCAAGGGCATCGGCTACCTCGACGTCGGCGTCAGCGGCGGTGTCTGGGGCCGGCAGAACGGCTACGGCATCATGGTCGGCGGCGAGAAGGCGGACGTCGAGCGCGCCCGCCCGGTCTTCGACTCCCTGACCCCCGACGAGGGCGGCGGCTTCGTGCACGCCGGAGCGGTCGGTGCCGGGCACTTCGTGAAGATGGTCCACAACGGCATCGAGTACGGCATGATGCAGTCCTTCGCCGAGGGCTTCGAGCTCATGACCGCCTCCGGCATCGTGGACGACGTCCCGGGCACCTTCGAGAGCTGGCGCGAGGGCACGGTCGTGCGCTCCTGGCTGCTCGACCTGCTGAGCCGGGCCCTGGAGGAGGACCCCGACCTCTCCGAGCTGCGCGGCTACGCGCAGGACTCGGGCGAGGGCCGCTGGACCGTCCAGGCCGCCGTGGACCACGCCGTTCCGGCGCCCGCGATCACCGCCTCGCTGTTCGCCCGCTTCGCCTCGCGCCAGGACGACAGCCCCGCGATGAAGGTCGTCGCCGCCCTGCGCAACCAGTTCGGCGGCCACGCGGTCACCAAGTCCGACCCGGACCCGCGCATCCCTTCGCGGGACTG
- the dnaN gene encoding DNA polymerase III subunit beta, protein MKFRVERDVLADAVAWTARTLPTRPSVPVLVGVLLDAGEFDGRQQVRLAGFDYEVSTQAAVDVEVDEPGQVLVPGKLLAEITRNLPPQVVEVATDGPKVVVSCGSAKFTLTTMPVEDYPTLPEMPGVSGTVGSDAFAAAVSQVAVAAGRDDTLPMLTGVRVEIEGETITLASTDRYRLAVRELTWKPENPELSAVALVPAKTLHDTAKSLTSGAEVSVALSSGDGGEGMIGFEGGGRRTTTRLLDGEFPKYRALLPDSFNTVAEVSRSEFVEAVKRVSLVAERNTPLRLAFSQGRLVLEAGTGEDAQAVEVLEADLDGEDIQIAFNSGFLLDGLGAIGTDLARLHFTTSTKPAILTGKPAEEGASAQYRYLIMPVRLSG, encoded by the coding sequence GTGAAGTTCCGGGTCGAACGCGACGTACTGGCCGACGCAGTCGCCTGGACCGCGCGCACACTCCCGACGCGCCCCTCGGTCCCGGTGCTCGTCGGCGTCCTGCTCGACGCAGGAGAGTTCGACGGCAGGCAGCAGGTCCGCCTGGCCGGTTTCGACTACGAGGTCTCCACCCAGGCCGCGGTCGATGTCGAGGTGGACGAGCCGGGCCAGGTCCTGGTCCCGGGCAAGCTGCTGGCCGAGATCACGCGCAACCTCCCCCCACAGGTCGTGGAGGTCGCCACCGACGGCCCGAAGGTCGTCGTCAGCTGCGGCAGCGCCAAGTTCACGCTCACGACCATGCCGGTCGAGGACTACCCGACGCTCCCGGAGATGCCCGGTGTGAGCGGGACGGTCGGCAGCGACGCCTTCGCCGCCGCCGTCAGCCAGGTGGCGGTCGCGGCCGGCCGCGACGACACCCTGCCGATGCTGACCGGCGTCCGGGTCGAGATCGAGGGCGAGACCATCACCCTCGCCTCCACCGACCGCTACCGCCTGGCCGTGCGCGAGCTGACCTGGAAGCCGGAGAACCCCGAGCTGTCCGCGGTCGCGCTGGTCCCGGCCAAGACCCTCCACGACACGGCCAAGTCCCTCACCTCGGGTGCAGAGGTCTCCGTCGCGCTCTCCAGCGGCGACGGCGGCGAGGGCATGATCGGCTTCGAGGGTGGCGGCCGCCGCACCACCACGCGCCTGCTGGACGGGGAGTTCCCCAAGTACCGCGCCCTGCTGCCGGACAGCTTCAACACCGTCGCCGAGGTGAGCCGCTCCGAGTTCGTCGAGGCCGTCAAGCGCGTCTCGCTGGTCGCCGAGCGCAACACGCCGCTGCGGCTGGCCTTCTCCCAGGGCCGCCTGGTCCTGGAGGCCGGCACCGGCGAGGACGCCCAGGCCGTCGAGGTCCTGGAGGCCGACCTGGACGGTGAGGACATCCAGATCGCGTTCAATTCCGGGTTCCTGCTGGACGGGCTCGGCGCCATCGGCACCGACCTCGCCCGCCTGCACTTCACCACCTCGACCAAGCCCGCGATCCTCACGGGCAAGCCGGCCGAGGAGGGCGCGTCCGCCCAGTACCGCTACCTCATCATGCCGGTGCGCCTGTCCGGCTGA
- the dnaA gene encoding chromosomal replication initiator protein DnaA: MADAQVNLAMVWSSVLDGIDNDALPAHQRAWLPQTRPLGLIEDTALIAAPNEFTKKVLETRLYPVISRALSAHLGRDIRVAVTVDPTAVQTPPPTPVPPTAPFASAEDHGRPRGYEPSAPQGQHARPEPEPYRPAPQQPMPQEQVRHEQRPREQAHGQPSPEQDAHHFPPARPQDPNGYPDQAHAPAASRPASRAAAPAGHDGSDLLGPGDARTRDEASRPPEAHPSGHEEPRAPGPWAAAGPTAPPAHDPHSWDQPHAAWQQESWGGADWDRPNRWETPHHDPAPAAEEHPAEEPAPAPEPAPLEDGPRNEGPPRTEGTEPPPTPPGRSPEIPPGEHARLNPKYTFDTFVIGSSNRFAHAASVAAAEAPAKAYNPLFIHGGSGLGKTHLLHAIGHYTHRLYEGSRVRYVSSEEFTNEFINSIRDGKADGFRRRYRDIDVLLVDDIQFLENKEQTQEEFFHTFNTLHNSDKQIVISSDRPPKQLTTLEDRMRSRFEWGLLTDVQPPELETRIAILRKKAAQEGLAAPPEVLEFIASKISTNIRELEGALIRVTAFASLNRQSVDLDLTGQVLRDLVPSTEVPEITAGSIMSQTAAYFGLSVEDLCGTSRSRVLVTARQIAMYLCRELTDLSLPKIGQQFGGRDHTTVMHADRKVRALMAERRSIYNQVHELTSRIKDQP, translated from the coding sequence TTGGCTGACGCACAGGTCAACCTCGCAATGGTCTGGTCCAGTGTGCTGGACGGGATCGACAACGACGCCCTTCCCGCGCACCAGCGCGCCTGGCTCCCGCAGACCCGCCCACTGGGTCTGATCGAGGACACCGCGCTGATCGCGGCGCCCAACGAGTTCACCAAGAAGGTCCTGGAGACCCGCCTGTACCCGGTGATCAGCCGGGCCCTGTCCGCCCACCTGGGCCGGGACATCCGTGTGGCGGTGACGGTGGACCCCACCGCCGTGCAGACGCCTCCTCCCACCCCCGTACCGCCGACGGCTCCGTTCGCCTCCGCCGAGGACCACGGCAGGCCGCGGGGCTACGAGCCGTCCGCGCCCCAGGGACAGCACGCCCGCCCGGAGCCCGAGCCCTACCGCCCGGCTCCGCAGCAGCCCATGCCCCAGGAACAGGTCCGCCACGAGCAGAGGCCCCGGGAGCAGGCGCACGGGCAGCCGTCCCCAGAACAGGACGCGCACCACTTCCCGCCCGCGCGGCCGCAGGACCCGAACGGCTATCCGGACCAGGCTCACGCGCCGGCCGCGTCCCGTCCGGCCTCCCGCGCCGCGGCACCGGCCGGGCACGACGGCAGCGACCTGCTGGGGCCGGGCGACGCCCGTACCCGCGACGAGGCGTCCCGGCCCCCGGAGGCGCACCCGTCCGGGCACGAGGAACCGCGGGCCCCCGGCCCGTGGGCGGCGGCCGGCCCCACGGCCCCGCCCGCGCACGATCCCCACTCCTGGGACCAGCCGCACGCCGCCTGGCAGCAGGAGAGCTGGGGCGGAGCCGACTGGGACCGGCCCAACCGGTGGGAGACCCCGCACCACGACCCGGCGCCGGCCGCCGAGGAGCACCCGGCGGAGGAGCCCGCACCGGCCCCCGAGCCCGCACCGCTGGAGGACGGCCCCCGGAACGAGGGGCCGCCCAGGACCGAGGGCACAGAGCCGCCCCCCACTCCCCCGGGCCGCTCGCCCGAGATCCCGCCCGGGGAGCACGCGCGGCTCAACCCCAAGTACACGTTCGACACCTTCGTCATCGGCTCCAGCAACCGCTTCGCCCACGCGGCGTCGGTCGCGGCCGCCGAGGCGCCGGCCAAGGCCTACAACCCGCTGTTCATCCACGGCGGTTCCGGGCTGGGCAAGACACACCTCCTGCACGCCATCGGGCACTACACGCACCGCCTCTACGAGGGCTCGCGGGTGCGCTACGTCAGCTCCGAGGAGTTCACCAACGAGTTCATCAACTCGATCCGGGACGGCAAGGCGGACGGCTTCCGCCGCCGGTACCGGGACATCGACGTCCTCCTGGTGGACGACATCCAGTTCCTGGAGAACAAGGAGCAGACGCAGGAGGAGTTCTTCCACACGTTCAACACGCTCCACAACTCCGACAAGCAGATCGTCATCTCCAGCGACCGGCCGCCCAAGCAGCTGACGACGCTGGAGGACCGGATGCGCAGCCGGTTCGAGTGGGGCCTGCTGACCGACGTGCAGCCGCCCGAGCTGGAGACGCGGATCGCGATCCTGCGCAAGAAGGCCGCGCAGGAGGGCCTGGCGGCGCCGCCGGAGGTCCTGGAGTTCATCGCCAGCAAGATCTCCACCAACATCCGCGAGCTGGAGGGCGCGCTGATCCGCGTCACCGCGTTCGCGAGCCTCAACCGGCAGTCGGTGGACCTGGACCTGACCGGTCAGGTCCTGCGCGACCTCGTCCCCAGCACCGAGGTCCCGGAGATCACGGCCGGGTCGATCATGTCCCAGACGGCCGCCTACTTCGGCCTGAGCGTGGAGGACCTCTGCGGGACCTCGCGGTCGCGTGTGCTCGTGACCGCCCGGCAGATCGCCATGTACCTCTGCCGCGAGCTCACCGACCTCTCCCTGCCCAAGATCGGGCAGCAGTTCGGCGGCCGGGACCACACGACCGTGATGCACGCCGACCGCAAGGTCCGCGCCCTCATGGCCGAGCGCCGGTCCATCTACAACCAGGTGCACGAACTCACGAGTCGCATCAAGGACCAGCCCTAG
- the rpmH gene encoding 50S ribosomal protein L34 has protein sequence MSKRTYQPNNRRRAKVHGFRLRMRTRAGRAIIASRRRKGRAALTVSH, from the coding sequence GTGAGCAAGCGTACGTACCAGCCGAACAACCGGCGTCGCGCGAAGGTCCACGGCTTCCGGCTGCGCATGCGTACGCGCGCCGGTCGCGCCATCATCGCCTCGCGGCGCCGCAAGGGGCGCGCGGCGCTGACCGTGAGCCACTAG
- the rnpA gene encoding ribonuclease P protein component, with the protein MLSSRNRMRRGSEFSAVMRSGRRASRDAIGLVYLAPPADAVDADPPRVGFVVGKSVGVAVVRKRVQRRLRHVMRSQVDALPDGSLLVVRAKPSAATTRQSELAAQIDSALAAATRPRRGRDGRRGRDARRGRGGRDDHRARGAGASRSETVVDRRPDGDGER; encoded by the coding sequence ATGCTGTCGTCGAGGAACCGGATGCGCCGCGGCTCCGAGTTCTCCGCCGTCATGCGCTCGGGCCGCCGTGCCTCCCGCGACGCCATCGGCCTCGTCTACCTCGCGCCGCCCGCTGACGCGGTGGACGCGGATCCGCCCCGCGTCGGTTTCGTCGTGGGCAAGTCCGTGGGCGTGGCCGTGGTGCGCAAGAGAGTGCAGCGCCGTCTTCGGCACGTGATGCGGTCTCAGGTCGACGCTCTGCCTGACGGTAGCCTGCTGGTAGTACGTGCTAAGCCCTCCGCCGCCACCACGCGGCAGTCCGAGCTGGCCGCGCAGATCGACAGCGCGCTCGCCGCGGCCACCCGGCCCCGGCGCGGTCGTGACGGTCGGCGCGGCCGCGACGCTCGTCGGGGCCGCGGTGGCCGCGACGACCACCGCGCTCGGGGCGCCGGTGCGTCGAGAAGCGAGACAGTGGTGGACCGCCGTCCCGACGGGGACGGGGAACGGTAG
- the yidD gene encoding membrane protein insertion efficiency factor YidD, translated as MTEHRPTAFARVLILPIRGYQRFISPLFPPVCRFYPSCSAYAVEALRVHGAARGLWLGIRRIARCHPFHPGGLDPVPPPKGRQGRESEESAGGTGHTGTAPGDQ; from the coding sequence ATGACCGAGCACAGACCGACGGCGTTCGCGCGGGTGCTGATTCTGCCCATTCGGGGCTACCAACGCTTCATCAGTCCGCTCTTCCCCCCGGTCTGCCGTTTCTACCCTTCGTGCAGCGCGTACGCCGTCGAGGCGCTGCGAGTGCACGGAGCCGCACGCGGGCTGTGGCTGGGAATCCGCCGCATCGCCCGCTGCCACCCCTTCCATCCCGGGGGACTAGACCCGGTACCGCCGCCCAAGGGGCGCCAGGGCCGGGAGTCCGAGGAGTCGGCGGGCGGTACCGGCCACACCGGCACCGCTCCCGGGGACCAGTAG
- the yidC gene encoding membrane protein insertase YidC has protein sequence MLDWLYNIVGWTLARIHEGLTFVGLNPDSGWAWGLSIVLLTVLMRLLMVPLFVKQMNTQRKMQDIQPKIMKLRERYKHDKQRLQQESMKLYQESGTNPIMGCLPLLLQMPVFFALFSVLRSVAEGNAQYGFDEQLAASARQALIFEAPIAAQFNSSSEELIALGSADPIMAKVLIAIACVIMGFTTFLTMRQSIKRSTAQMPDNPMMQTQKIMMYMAPAFGLFGLAMPVGVLLYWVTSNVWTMVQQHFLYRNQPVPGADTAADKGGAKSPSNGSAKGMLGRKKAVESTPEPKEQPKIERKQPKKKSRSKRGGGGSH, from the coding sequence GTGCTGGACTGGCTTTACAACATCGTCGGCTGGACGTTGGCGCGGATCCATGAGGGTCTCACCTTCGTCGGCCTGAACCCCGACAGCGGGTGGGCGTGGGGCCTGTCCATCGTGCTGCTGACCGTCCTGATGCGGCTCCTCATGGTCCCGCTGTTCGTCAAGCAGATGAACACGCAGCGCAAGATGCAGGACATCCAGCCGAAGATCATGAAGCTTCGGGAGCGCTACAAGCACGACAAGCAGCGCTTGCAGCAGGAGTCCATGAAGCTCTACCAGGAGAGCGGCACCAACCCCATCATGGGTTGCCTTCCGCTCCTCCTGCAGATGCCGGTCTTCTTCGCGCTGTTCAGCGTGCTGCGGAGCGTGGCCGAGGGCAACGCCCAGTACGGCTTCGACGAGCAGCTGGCTGCGAGCGCCCGTCAGGCCCTGATCTTCGAGGCGCCGATCGCGGCCCAGTTCAACAGCTCCTCCGAGGAACTGATCGCCCTGGGGTCCGCCGACCCGATCATGGCGAAGGTCCTCATCGCGATCGCCTGCGTGATCATGGGCTTCACCACGTTCCTCACCATGCGGCAGAGCATCAAGCGCAGCACGGCGCAGATGCCCGACAACCCCATGATGCAGACCCAGAAGATCATGATGTACATGGCGCCGGCCTTCGGGCTCTTCGGTCTGGCCATGCCCGTCGGTGTGCTCCTCTACTGGGTCACCTCCAACGTGTGGACCATGGTCCAGCAGCACTTCCTCTACCGGAACCAGCCGGTGCCGGGCGCGGACACCGCCGCCGACAAGGGCGGGGCCAAGAGCCCGTCGAACGGGTCGGCCAAGGGCATGCTCGGCCGAAAGAAGGCCGTCGAATCCACGCCTGAGCCGAAGGAACAGCCTAAGATCGAGCGTAAGCAGCCCAAGAAGAAGTCGCGTTCCAAGCGCGGCGGTGGCGGGTCCCACTAG
- a CDS encoding R3H domain-containing nucleic acid-binding protein produces the protein MADAPEAEFDVEALENEGDIAADYIEGLLDIADFDGDIDMDVEGDRALVSVVGATLDELIGENGEVLEALQELTRLAVHRATGERSRLMLDIGGYREGRRKVLFQIGSEAAARVKESGEIEPLEPMTPFERKVVHDAVAAAGLRSESEGEEPNRYVVVHPAD, from the coding sequence GTGGCTGACGCGCCTGAGGCCGAGTTCGACGTCGAGGCCCTGGAGAACGAGGGCGACATCGCCGCGGACTACATCGAGGGACTCCTCGACATCGCGGACTTCGACGGCGACATCGACATGGACGTGGAGGGCGACCGCGCGCTCGTGTCGGTCGTCGGAGCCACCCTGGACGAGCTCATCGGCGAGAACGGCGAAGTCCTGGAGGCGCTCCAGGAGCTGACCCGGCTGGCCGTGCACCGGGCGACCGGTGAGCGCAGCCGGCTGATGCTCGACATCGGCGGCTACCGCGAGGGGCGCCGCAAGGTGCTCTTCCAGATCGGTTCCGAGGCCGCGGCCAGGGTCAAGGAGTCCGGCGAGATCGAGCCGCTGGAGCCCATGACCCCGTTCGAGCGCAAGGTGGTCCACGACGCGGTCGCGGCCGCGGGCCTGCGGAGCGAGTCCGAGGGCGAGGAGCCCAACCGCTACGTGGTCGTGCACCCCGCCGACTAG
- the rsmG gene encoding 16S rRNA (guanine(527)-N(7))-methyltransferase RsmG — translation MSSGSEETAPTAPTDQAETVFGDSLSKARRFAELLADDGVRRGLIGPREVPRLWERHLLNCAVVEELIPEGANVVDVGSGAGLPGLVLGLLRPDIRMVLLEPLLRRTVFLNEAVELLELPNVEVRRGRAEEVRGDLLADFVTARAVAPLPRLAGWALPLLRKGGSLLALKGEQAEAELAAAEKDVSKLRPCVCDVIRVGHGRVEPATTVVRVTVTSEGGPPPRGGKKKRGRKR, via the coding sequence ATGTCCTCGGGGTCTGAGGAGACCGCTCCGACCGCTCCGACCGATCAGGCGGAGACGGTGTTCGGGGACTCCTTGTCGAAGGCGCGGCGCTTCGCCGAGCTCCTCGCGGACGACGGTGTCCGGCGCGGTCTCATCGGCCCGCGCGAGGTTCCGCGGCTGTGGGAGCGGCACCTGCTCAACTGCGCCGTGGTGGAGGAGCTGATCCCCGAGGGCGCGAACGTGGTCGACGTCGGCTCCGGAGCCGGGCTGCCCGGGCTGGTGCTCGGGCTCCTGCGCCCCGACATCCGGATGGTGCTCCTGGAGCCCCTCCTGCGGCGGACGGTCTTCCTCAACGAAGCGGTCGAGCTGTTGGAGCTGCCGAACGTGGAGGTGCGCCGAGGGAGGGCCGAGGAGGTGCGCGGCGACCTGCTCGCGGACTTCGTGACCGCCCGTGCGGTCGCTCCGCTGCCCCGTCTGGCGGGGTGGGCGCTACCGCTCCTTCGCAAGGGCGGCAGCCTCCTGGCGCTCAAGGGCGAGCAGGCCGAGGCCGAACTCGCGGCCGCGGAGAAAGACGTGTCGAAACTGCGCCCTTGCGTCTGCGATGTCATCCGGGTCGGCCACGGTAGGGTCGAACCCGCTACCACGGTCGTTCGCGTCACGGTGACATCCGAGGGTGGTCCGCCGCCGCGGGGCGGAAAGAAGAAGCGCGGACGGAAGAGGTGA
- a CDS encoding ParA family protein, translated as MSVRGSEEPWPRPASCRVISVANQKGGVGKTTTTVNIAAALAMNGQRVLVVDLDPQGNASTALGMERGNQTRSIYHCLVEDEDIRNLAQPVPNIPNLWCAPATIDLAGAEIELVSLVARESRLKRAFSAYDTSELDYILIDCPPSLGLLTVNAMVACDEVMVPIQCEYYALEGLGQLLHNVKLVQSHLNPGLAVSTILLTMYDGRTRLSQQVADEVRSHFGELVLQTLVPRSVRVSEAPSFGESVMTYDPASTGAVAYLEAAREMALRAEPVSG; from the coding sequence ATGTCGGTGCGCGGCAGCGAGGAACCCTGGCCCCGCCCCGCGTCCTGCCGGGTGATCAGTGTGGCGAACCAGAAGGGCGGCGTCGGCAAGACCACGACGACCGTCAACATCGCGGCCGCTCTGGCGATGAACGGCCAGCGCGTCCTCGTCGTCGACCTCGACCCCCAGGGCAACGCCTCCACCGCCCTCGGCATGGAGCGCGGCAACCAGACCCGCTCCATCTACCACTGCCTGGTGGAGGACGAGGACATTCGCAACCTCGCCCAGCCGGTGCCGAACATCCCGAACCTGTGGTGCGCGCCCGCCACCATCGACCTCGCCGGAGCGGAGATCGAACTCGTCTCCCTCGTCGCCCGCGAGTCGCGCCTCAAGCGCGCCTTCTCCGCCTACGACACCTCGGAACTCGACTACATCCTCATCGACTGCCCTCCGTCGCTCGGCCTGCTCACGGTCAACGCGATGGTGGCGTGCGACGAGGTCATGGTCCCGATCCAGTGCGAGTACTACGCGCTGGAGGGGCTGGGGCAGCTGCTGCACAACGTCAAGCTGGTCCAGTCCCACCTCAATCCCGGGCTGGCGGTCAGTACCATCCTGCTGACGATGTACGACGGCCGTACCCGGCTCTCCCAGCAGGTGGCCGACGAGGTCCGATCCCACTTCGGGGAACTGGTCCTGCAGACGCTCGTTCCGCGGAGCGTGCGCGTGTCCGAGGCTCCCAGCTTCGGCGAGTCGGTGATGACCTATGACCCCGCGTCGACGGGGGCGGTCGCCTACCTGGAGGCCGCGCGGGAGATGGCGTTGCGCGCGGAGCCGGTCAGCGGCTGA
- a CDS encoding ParB/RepB/Spo0J family partition protein: protein MSQQRRALGRGLGTLIPQGPSEKAPEPEAVEEPAPEPAGLPDGTYLEEVAVGAITRNPRQPRHHFDDQALEELRDSIREVGLLQPVVVRKVDDGDEPRYELIMGERRWRASKDAGLERIPAIVRSTSDDALLLDALLENLHRQELNPLEEAAAYQQLLDDFGATHDVLAQRVGRSRPHITNTLRLLNLPPKVQSRVAAKVLSAGHARALLRVEDPDLQDRLAARVVQEGLSVRSLEEVISLREEPETERQPRAPKAAREPNPPQIEEWATRFADRLDTTVKVDMGKKKGKIVVEFATPEDLERIIAQIG from the coding sequence GTGAGCCAGCAACGGCGCGCGCTGGGCAGGGGGCTGGGGACACTCATCCCGCAGGGGCCGAGTGAGAAGGCGCCCGAACCGGAGGCGGTCGAGGAGCCGGCCCCCGAGCCCGCGGGCCTGCCGGACGGGACCTATCTGGAGGAGGTGGCGGTCGGCGCGATCACGCGCAACCCCCGCCAGCCCCGCCACCACTTCGACGACCAGGCGCTGGAGGAGCTGCGCGACTCCATCAGGGAGGTCGGGCTGCTCCAGCCCGTCGTGGTCCGCAAGGTCGACGACGGCGACGAGCCGCGGTACGAGCTCATCATGGGGGAGCGGCGCTGGCGCGCCAGCAAGGACGCCGGCCTGGAGCGGATCCCGGCGATCGTCCGCAGTACGAGCGACGACGCCCTCCTCCTGGACGCCCTCCTGGAGAACCTGCACCGGCAGGAGCTCAACCCCCTGGAGGAGGCGGCCGCGTACCAGCAGCTGCTGGACGACTTCGGGGCGACCCACGACGTCCTGGCGCAGCGGGTCGGCCGTTCGCGGCCCCACATCACCAACACCCTGCGTCTGCTCAACCTGCCTCCGAAGGTGCAGTCGCGCGTGGCGGCGAAGGTGCTGAGCGCGGGGCACGCGCGGGCGCTCCTGCGGGTCGAGGACCCCGATCTCCAGGACCGCCTGGCGGCGCGCGTGGTCCAGGAGGGCCTGTCCGTGCGGTCCCTCGAGGAGGTCATCTCCCTCAGGGAGGAGCCCGAGACCGAGCGGCAGCCCCGGGCGCCCAAGGCGGCGAGGGAGCCCAACCCGCCGCAGATCGAGGAGTGGGCGACCCGCTTCGCCGATCGCCTGGACACCACCGTGAAGGTGGACATGGGCAAGAAGAAGGGCAAGATCGTCGTGGAGTTCGCGACGCCCGAGGACCTCGAACGGATCATCGCCCAGATCGGTTGA
- the trxA gene encoding thioredoxin yields the protein MSTVKHVTDATFKDDVLASDKPVLVDFWADWCGPCKQMAPVLDKLAEEYGDKIEIVKLNTDQNPNTPRDYNVMSLPTMNVYKGGEVVKQIIGAKPKRVLEKDLAEFL from the coding sequence ATGTCCACCGTCAAGCACGTCACCGACGCCACCTTCAAGGATGACGTCCTGGCCAGCGACAAGCCGGTCCTCGTCGACTTCTGGGCCGACTGGTGCGGTCCCTGCAAGCAGATGGCCCCGGTCCTGGACAAGCTGGCGGAGGAGTACGGCGACAAGATCGAGATCGTCAAGCTGAACACGGACCAGAACCCGAACACCCCGCGCGACTACAACGTCATGTCGCTGCCGACGATGAACGTCTACAAGGGCGGCGAGGTCGTCAAGCAGATCATCGGCGCCAAGCCGAAGCGCGTCCTGGAGAAGGACCTGGCCGAGTTCCTGTAA
- the trxB gene encoding thioredoxin-disulfide reductase yields MSDVRNVIIIGSGPAGYTAAVYAARAELRPLVFEGSITAGGALMNTTDVENFPGFPDGIMGPDLMDNLRKQAERFGAELVPEDVTDVDLTKPVKEVTAGGETFFAHTVILATGSGYRELGIPGEKELSGRGTSWCATCDGFFFRDQDIAVAGGGDTAMEEALFLTRFAKSVTVIHRRDELRASRIMAERALANDKISFLWNTEVKEVLGKERVTGLKVFDNKTNETSTLDVTGLFVAIGHDPRVELFNKQIDLDDEGYVRVDAPSTRTNRAGVFAAGDVVDHQYRQAITAAGTGCAAALDAERYLADMGN; encoded by the coding sequence GTGAGTGACGTCCGCAATGTCATCATCATCGGATCCGGGCCGGCCGGATACACCGCGGCCGTCTACGCCGCGCGTGCCGAGCTGCGCCCCCTGGTGTTCGAGGGCTCCATCACCGCCGGTGGTGCGCTCATGAACACGACCGATGTCGAGAACTTCCCCGGCTTCCCCGACGGCATCATGGGGCCGGACCTCATGGACAACCTGCGCAAGCAGGCCGAGCGCTTCGGCGCGGAGCTCGTCCCCGAGGACGTCACCGACGTCGACCTCACCAAGCCCGTCAAGGAGGTCACGGCCGGCGGTGAGACCTTCTTCGCTCACACGGTCATCCTGGCCACCGGATCGGGCTACCGCGAACTCGGCATCCCCGGCGAGAAGGAGCTGTCCGGCCGCGGAACCTCCTGGTGCGCCACGTGCGACGGCTTCTTCTTCCGCGACCAGGACATCGCGGTCGCGGGCGGCGGGGACACCGCCATGGAGGAGGCCCTCTTCCTCACCAGATTCGCCAAGTCCGTGACGGTCATCCACCGCCGTGACGAGCTCCGCGCGAGCCGCATCATGGCCGAGCGCGCCCTGGCCAACGACAAGATCTCGTTCCTGTGGAACACCGAGGTGAAGGAGGTGCTCGGCAAGGAGCGCGTCACCGGCCTCAAGGTGTTCGACAACAAGACCAACGAGACGAGCACTCTGGACGTCACCGGCCTGTTCGTGGCGATCGGCCACGACCCGCGGGTCGAGCTCTTCAACAAGCAGATCGATCTGGACGACGAGGGCTACGTCCGCGTGGACGCCCCCTCCACCCGCACCAACCGCGCGGGGGTGTTCGCCGCGGGCGACGTCGTCGACCACCAGTACCGCCAGGCGATCACGGCCGCGGGCACCGGTTGCGCCGCCGCGCTGGACGCCGAGCGCTACCTCGCCGACATGGGCAACTAG